The Thiomicrorhabdus lithotrophica DNA segment GTCACCTTGAATCATTACGTCGATTTAAAGATGATGCTAATGAAGTTAACAAAGGTATGGAATGTGGTATCGGTGTTAAAGACTATAACGACGTTAAAGTTGGTGACCAAATTGAGTGTTACGAACGTGTAGAAGTAAAACGTACCTTAGCTTAATTTAAGGTTCTAAGGTTTGAAATAACAACCTACCAGGCCTGGTAGGTTGTTAAATAGCCTTTATTCAAACTGCCTCAGCACAATTATCAGGTTGATAATTGTAAGTTGGGGCTTTTTGATTTTAAAAGAGTAAAAATTATGAGTAATCAAGCAGTGAGTCGTCCAACAAGAGTGGCTCAAGAAATTAGAAGAACTATCGCTCAGCTTTTAGTGCAAGAAGTGAAAGATCCTCGTTTTCAAAAAATTAGTATTACCGATTGCAAAATCAGTAAAGATTTAAGCATTGCAAAGCTGCACTTCTCTATGATTGGATTTAATGAATCAGATCCAGAGGTGACTGAAACCCTAGCCGCTCTAGAAAAAGCTAAAGGGTTTTTTCGTTCAGAATTGGGTAGACGTTTACGCTTAAGAATTGTGCCAGACGTGCGCTTTTATTATGACAATATTCCAGAGCACGTGCAGCATATGGAAGACTTAATTAACAAAGCCCTAAATTCATAAATGAGTCAGTTTCGTCGACCA contains these protein-coding regions:
- the rbfA gene encoding 30S ribosome-binding factor RbfA; translation: MSNQAVSRPTRVAQEIRRTIAQLLVQEVKDPRFQKISITDCKISKDLSIAKLHFSMIGFNESDPEVTETLAALEKAKGFFRSELGRRLRLRIVPDVRFYYDNIPEHVQHMEDLINKALNS